Proteins encoded by one window of Halosolutus amylolyticus:
- the serS gene encoding serine--tRNA ligase yields the protein MIDRSYLREHPDEVRDALENRGAEVDLDELRDLDERWRELKARGDELRHERNQITERIGKLVAEGKDDEREEAIARSKELKAEVEDVESEAAELKDDLDQRMLEVPQIPHESVPLGVDERHNVEDRRWGFDDLRDLPADVTPHYDLGEELDVIDEARGAKTTGSGFYFLKGDGARLEHALIQFMMDIHREQGYVDLFPPVPVKSEAMRGTGQFPKFTDDAYRLGGSNEEEYEDDDLWLCPTAEVPVTNMYADDILLTDDLPLKHQAYTPNFRREAGEHGTETRGIVRVHQFNKVELVNFVEPEDSYDRLEGLLDEAEEVLRRLGLPYRILELCTGDLTFASAKTYDIEVWAPGDDMDDGPEEGGRWLEVSSASNFEDFQARRAGLRYRPERHESAEYLHTLNASGLALPRVMVAILEYYQNEDGTVTIPEALRPYMDGQEVIEGHEKVGEAALGAGDRE from the coding sequence ATGATCGACCGGAGCTACCTGCGCGAGCACCCCGACGAGGTACGCGACGCCCTCGAGAACCGGGGCGCCGAGGTCGACCTCGACGAACTGCGCGACCTCGACGAACGCTGGCGGGAACTGAAGGCCCGCGGCGACGAACTGCGCCACGAACGCAACCAGATCACCGAACGGATCGGGAAACTGGTCGCCGAAGGGAAAGACGACGAACGCGAGGAGGCGATCGCCCGATCGAAGGAGCTCAAAGCGGAGGTCGAGGACGTCGAGAGCGAGGCCGCCGAACTCAAGGACGACCTCGACCAGCGCATGCTCGAGGTCCCCCAGATCCCCCACGAGAGCGTCCCGCTGGGGGTCGACGAACGCCACAACGTGGAGGATCGGCGCTGGGGGTTCGACGACCTTCGCGACCTGCCCGCGGACGTAACCCCCCACTACGACCTCGGCGAGGAACTGGACGTCATCGACGAGGCCCGCGGCGCGAAGACGACCGGCTCGGGCTTTTACTTCCTCAAGGGCGACGGGGCCCGCCTCGAGCACGCCCTGATCCAGTTCATGATGGATATCCACCGCGAACAGGGCTACGTCGACCTCTTCCCGCCGGTTCCCGTCAAGAGCGAGGCCATGCGCGGAACCGGCCAGTTCCCCAAGTTCACCGACGACGCGTACCGACTCGGCGGTAGCAACGAGGAGGAGTACGAGGACGACGACCTCTGGCTCTGCCCCACCGCGGAGGTGCCAGTGACCAACATGTACGCCGACGACATCCTCCTCACGGACGACCTCCCGCTGAAACACCAGGCCTACACCCCGAACTTCCGGCGCGAGGCCGGCGAACACGGCACCGAGACGCGCGGGATCGTCCGCGTCCACCAGTTCAACAAGGTAGAACTCGTCAACTTCGTCGAACCCGAGGACAGTTACGACCGGCTCGAGGGCCTGCTCGACGAGGCCGAGGAAGTGCTCCGACGACTCGGCCTCCCCTACCGCATCCTCGAACTCTGTACCGGTGACCTGACCTTCGCGAGCGCGAAGACCTACGACATCGAGGTCTGGGCACCCGGCGACGACATGGACGACGGCCCCGAGGAAGGCGGCCGCTGGCTCGAGGTCTCGAGCGCGTCGAACTTCGAGGACTTCCAGGCCCGTCGCGCCGGTCTCCGCTACCGGCCCGAGCGCCACGAATCGGCCGAGTACCTCCACACCCTCAACGCCTCGGGGCTCGCGCTCCCGCGGGTGATGGTCGCGATTCTCGAGTACTACCAGAACGAGGACGGCACCGTCACGATTCCCGAGGCCCTCCGTCCGTACATGGACGGCCAGGAGGTCATCGAGGGCCACGAGAAGGTCGGCGAGG
- a CDS encoding potassium channel family protein, which translates to MDPLEGEASVPIEYEPVNVKDLLVEMKDTAELLIDLSYSAVLHSSEDIATEVLRLEEQMNVLEMRARMGLMMATRSPDDAERLAPVLGIVAAADAISDAAGDIAKVVLEDIGLPEAMRAALPEAVETLVRGVVAADSPYADRTLEDIDLESETGVRVIALRRGDDWLLNPGPTTVIRPEDAALLRGPDVAIGDVFETLTGTDYEPPTTAASDVADLERAVDTIVHMKNLSELAVDLAYSAVLFDSEALAEEVRNLEVEVDALESRFEAWTLRAAADASDPVALRGLIHLGNSTEVISDAAVDISEGVLREIEVHPVVGMAVEESDEIITRVAVETGSGLDGTPIVDGLPETESTMSVIAIRRPEEGWLLVGDADAEIQGGDVLISKGTRTAAAAFEELAQA; encoded by the coding sequence ATGGACCCGCTCGAGGGCGAGGCGTCGGTACCGATCGAGTACGAGCCGGTCAACGTCAAGGACCTGCTCGTCGAGATGAAGGACACGGCGGAGCTGTTGATCGACCTCTCCTACTCGGCAGTGCTCCACTCGAGCGAGGACATCGCGACGGAGGTCCTGCGGCTCGAAGAGCAGATGAACGTCCTCGAGATGCGGGCGCGAATGGGGCTGATGATGGCGACGCGAAGCCCGGACGACGCCGAGCGACTCGCGCCGGTGCTCGGCATCGTCGCCGCCGCGGATGCGATCAGCGACGCCGCAGGCGACATCGCGAAGGTCGTTCTCGAGGACATCGGGCTCCCGGAGGCGATGCGGGCGGCCCTGCCCGAGGCCGTCGAGACGCTCGTCCGCGGTGTCGTCGCCGCCGACTCGCCGTACGCCGATCGGACGCTCGAGGACATCGACCTCGAATCGGAGACAGGGGTGCGCGTGATCGCGCTCCGCCGGGGCGACGACTGGCTGTTGAACCCCGGCCCGACGACCGTCATCCGGCCCGAGGACGCGGCGCTCCTCCGGGGGCCGGACGTCGCGATCGGCGACGTCTTCGAGACGCTGACCGGGACGGACTACGAACCGCCGACCACGGCGGCCTCGGACGTCGCGGATCTGGAGCGGGCGGTGGACACGATCGTCCACATGAAGAACCTCTCCGAACTGGCGGTCGACCTGGCCTACAGCGCCGTCCTGTTCGACAGCGAGGCGCTGGCCGAGGAGGTCCGGAACTTAGAGGTCGAGGTCGACGCCCTCGAGTCGCGGTTCGAGGCCTGGACGCTCCGGGCGGCCGCGGACGCGTCCGACCCGGTCGCCCTCCGCGGGTTGATCCACCTGGGCAACTCGACGGAGGTCATCAGCGACGCGGCGGTCGACATCAGCGAGGGGGTCCTCCGCGAGATCGAGGTCCACCCCGTCGTGGGGATGGCCGTCGAGGAGAGCGACGAGATCATCACGCGCGTCGCGGTCGAGACGGGGAGCGGCCTCGACGGGACGCCGATCGTCGACGGCCTGCCCGAGACCGAGTCGACGATGTCGGTGATCGCGATCCGCCGGCCCGAGGAGGGGTGGTTGCTGGTCGGCGACGCGGACGCCGAGATCCAGGGCGGCGACGTGCTCATCTCGAAGGGGACCCGGACTGCGGCGGCCGCGTTCGAAGAATTGGCACAGGCCTGA
- the phnD gene encoding phosphate/phosphite/phosphonate ABC transporter substrate-binding protein, whose protein sequence is MTENQSDLSSNHSRRKFILGSSSIGLAALAGCFEGDDDSAQAGAGLSSGGGSGEANDPMLSDSFDPENPGWEDNNYLLSQVVENDYIRGRRANLESMASRDVDEVPHGNPVTEPPTDESELVDPDPLVFVDQPGEEGEAQFQDNVQDLLDRLEEATGKTVQWEPVDSYAATVEALRSGRAHIGNVSTGTTAFAVNLADVVPFACGVQSDGQFGYRLLAITRSDMDDIQSVEDFPEFDVTHTEPASNSGHQAPSALFDQYFDVTPEEDYEVQFSGGHDQSAIGISAGDYDCGPICSTCIQDLVESRDDIDFEDYKVVWASDPFPPGPMVHRYDLEPDLVADIKSVWLDTDWSGTGYEESTNYAEFVEIDYRSVFYDIMVIQRYNGVEYESGNL, encoded by the coding sequence ATGACGGAGAACCAATCCGACTTATCCTCGAATCACTCGCGGCGTAAATTCATCCTCGGCAGCAGCTCTATCGGGCTGGCTGCACTGGCGGGCTGTTTCGAGGGTGATGACGATTCCGCTCAGGCCGGCGCCGGTCTCAGCAGTGGAGGTGGATCCGGCGAAGCGAACGATCCAATGCTTTCGGACAGTTTCGACCCGGAAAACCCCGGGTGGGAGGACAACAACTACCTGCTCTCACAGGTCGTCGAGAACGATTACATTCGGGGTCGCCGGGCAAACCTCGAATCAATGGCCAGTCGCGACGTCGACGAGGTCCCGCATGGAAACCCCGTGACGGAACCGCCGACGGACGAGAGCGAACTGGTCGACCCCGATCCGCTCGTGTTCGTCGACCAGCCCGGCGAAGAGGGCGAAGCGCAGTTCCAGGACAACGTCCAGGACCTCCTCGATCGCCTCGAGGAGGCGACCGGCAAGACCGTCCAGTGGGAGCCCGTCGATTCCTACGCTGCGACCGTCGAGGCGTTGCGATCCGGCCGGGCGCACATCGGCAACGTCTCTACGGGGACGACTGCGTTCGCGGTGAACCTTGCGGACGTCGTCCCGTTCGCCTGCGGCGTCCAGTCGGACGGCCAGTTCGGCTATCGCCTGCTCGCGATCACTCGATCGGACATGGACGACATCCAGAGCGTCGAGGATTTCCCCGAGTTCGACGTGACACACACCGAGCCGGCCTCGAACTCCGGTCACCAGGCGCCGTCGGCGCTGTTCGATCAGTACTTCGATGTCACCCCGGAGGAGGATTACGAGGTCCAGTTCTCCGGGGGCCACGACCAGTCTGCGATCGGGATCTCGGCCGGAGACTACGACTGTGGACCGATCTGCAGCACGTGTATCCAGGATCTCGTCGAGTCGAGAGACGACATCGACTTCGAAGACTACAAAGTCGTCTGGGCGAGCGATCCGTTTCCGCCAGGACCAATGGTTCACCGGTACGACCTCGAGCCGGACCTCGTAGCGGACATAAAGAGCGTCTGGCTCGACACCGACTGGTCGGGAACCGGCTACGAGGAGTCGACCAACTACGCCGAGTTCGTCGAAATCGACTACAGGAGCGTCTTCTACGACATCATGGTCATCCAGCGGTACAACGGCGTCGAGTACGAAAGCGGCAACCTCTGA
- the phnC gene encoding phosphonate ABC transporter ATP-binding protein has product MLRTENLGKTYATGDEALKDVSVEIGGREVVAMIGPSGAGKSTFVRCINRLTEPTAGTVTLDGTELTALGKKELRNARRDIGMVFQEYNLVERLTVMENVLSGRLGYVSTWKAFRRNFSQKDVQRAYDLLELVGLDDMENKRVDELSGGQRQRVGIARAVIQEPKIILADEPTSSLDPETSRDVMRLLTDIAVDRNIPVLINIHEVHLAEQYADRILGLHDGNLVFDGRTAELTGDAKDVIYRDEGMPEAPAAETAADTASTTDKPTDPVPVEE; this is encoded by the coding sequence ATGCTCAGAACAGAGAACCTCGGGAAAACCTATGCAACTGGCGACGAGGCGCTGAAAGACGTGTCCGTCGAGATCGGTGGCCGGGAGGTCGTCGCGATGATCGGCCCCAGCGGGGCCGGCAAGAGCACGTTCGTCCGGTGTATCAACCGGCTCACCGAGCCGACCGCCGGGACGGTCACCCTCGACGGGACCGAACTCACCGCACTCGGCAAGAAGGAGCTCAGGAACGCCCGCCGGGACATCGGGATGGTGTTCCAGGAGTATAACCTCGTCGAGCGGCTCACGGTGATGGAAAACGTCCTCTCGGGACGACTCGGCTACGTCTCGACCTGGAAGGCGTTCAGACGCAACTTCTCGCAGAAGGACGTCCAGCGTGCGTACGACCTGCTCGAACTGGTCGGCCTCGACGACATGGAGAACAAGCGCGTCGACGAACTCTCGGGCGGACAGCGTCAGCGCGTCGGGATCGCGCGTGCAGTCATTCAGGAGCCGAAGATCATCCTCGCCGACGAGCCGACCTCAAGCCTCGATCCGGAGACGTCCCGCGACGTAATGCGGCTGTTGACTGATATCGCGGTCGATCGAAACATCCCGGTGCTCATCAACATTCACGAGGTCCACCTCGCCGAGCAGTATGCCGATCGCATTCTCGGCCTGCACGACGGGAACCTCGTCTTCGACGGTCGGACGGCGGAGTTGACCGGCGACGCGAAAGACGTCATCTACAGGGACGAGGGGATGCCCGAGGCACCCGCTGCCGAAACGGCGGCCGATACGGCCTCGACGACCGACAAACCAACCGATCCCGTGCCCGTGGAGGAGTAA
- the phnE gene encoding phosphonate ABC transporter, permease protein PhnE produces MSTEEFTWTRPTAFRSHRTKWAVYLLTLGLIGWSLAGLAITPQRFVQGVGYGLELIDSMLPPATGQSDTIRLRDAMIETVAMAMIATASGIIISLPVAFGAAENLSPRPIYYLSRAIISISRAIDGLIVAIIAVVALGFGPLAGIVAISFKTIGFFSKLFAEDIEDIDMKSVEAIRATGASPLQAIVYGVVPQVIPRFVGLAVYRWDINIRSSTIVGIVGAGGIGVLLNRAYARYEYDYVAAILIAIIAVVLVAELVSAVVRRRVQ; encoded by the coding sequence ATGTCGACGGAGGAGTTCACCTGGACTCGCCCGACGGCGTTTCGGAGCCACCGGACCAAGTGGGCCGTCTACCTGCTCACGCTCGGGCTGATCGGGTGGTCGCTCGCGGGGCTCGCGATCACGCCCCAGCGGTTCGTTCAGGGTGTCGGTTACGGCCTGGAGCTGATCGACTCGATGCTGCCGCCAGCGACCGGACAGAGCGATACGATCCGCCTTCGTGACGCCATGATCGAAACGGTCGCGATGGCGATGATCGCGACCGCCTCGGGGATCATCATCAGCCTGCCGGTCGCTTTCGGCGCGGCGGAGAACCTCTCGCCGCGGCCAATCTACTACCTGAGTCGGGCGATAATCAGCATCTCGCGGGCGATCGACGGGCTCATCGTGGCGATCATCGCGGTCGTCGCGCTCGGGTTCGGCCCGCTCGCGGGGATCGTCGCGATCAGCTTCAAGACGATCGGCTTCTTTTCGAAGCTGTTCGCGGAAGACATCGAGGACATCGACATGAAAAGCGTCGAGGCGATCCGTGCGACCGGTGCGTCCCCCCTGCAGGCGATCGTCTACGGCGTCGTCCCGCAGGTCATTCCGCGGTTCGTGGGGCTGGCCGTTTACCGCTGGGACATCAACATCCGCTCGTCGACGATCGTCGGGATCGTCGGCGCGGGCGGGATCGGCGTACTCCTCAACCGCGCGTACGCGCGGTACGAGTACGACTACGTCGCCGCGATTCTGATCGCGATCATCGCCGTCGTGCTGGTCGCCGAACTGGTCAGTGCGGTCGTCAGACGGAGGGTCCAGTGA
- the phnE gene encoding phosphonate ABC transporter, permease protein PhnE, translated as MASATRTWSRYEGRARAVRIGFALVAVVTVIGSWAWLAETSNMSLQYVSTAPEQLADLFGRMYPPDWAYLPNAVAPLAETIRIAVVGTIAAVIMAAPVAYITAENTTPNKATFLLGKLIVTVSRSVHVIIWALLFVIMFGPGALAGTVATAVRSIGFVGKLLGEEIEEIDFGQVEGIRATGASPLKLLLYGIIPQIKPALVGISVYRWDINVRAATILGFVGAGGIGVQLFEAIDSFAWRTVSALLVAILGIVLVSEGISAYARKKVR; from the coding sequence ATGGCGAGCGCAACGCGAACCTGGAGCCGCTACGAGGGCCGCGCCCGGGCCGTCCGGATCGGTTTCGCTCTCGTCGCCGTCGTCACGGTAATCGGCTCGTGGGCCTGGCTGGCCGAAACGAGCAACATGTCCCTGCAGTACGTCTCGACCGCGCCCGAGCAGCTCGCGGACCTGTTCGGCCGGATGTACCCGCCGGACTGGGCGTACCTGCCGAACGCCGTCGCGCCGCTGGCGGAGACGATCCGCATCGCGGTCGTGGGAACGATCGCCGCGGTGATCATGGCCGCCCCGGTGGCGTACATTACCGCCGAGAACACGACGCCGAACAAGGCGACGTTTCTCCTCGGAAAACTCATCGTCACGGTCTCGCGCTCCGTCCACGTGATTATCTGGGCGCTGTTGTTCGTCATCATGTTTGGCCCCGGCGCGCTCGCAGGGACCGTCGCGACCGCGGTTCGATCGATCGGCTTCGTCGGCAAACTACTCGGCGAGGAGATCGAAGAGATCGACTTCGGACAGGTCGAAGGCATCAGAGCGACCGGCGCATCACCGCTGAAGCTGCTGTTGTACGGGATCATCCCGCAAATAAAGCCCGCTCTCGTCGGCATCTCGGTGTACCGCTGGGATATCAACGTCCGCGCGGCGACTATCCTCGGTTTCGTCGGTGCGGGCGGGATCGGCGTCCAGCTGTTCGAGGCGATCGACTCGTTCGCCTGGCGTACCGTCTCGGCACTGCTCGTCGCGATCCTGGGTATCGTGTTGGTAAGCGAAGGGATCTCCGCCTACGCGCGGAAGAAAGTACGATGA
- a CDS encoding HAD family hydrolase → MTMRHSTIGNESNTSAVLFDMDGVILEGHGTDSIVHSRALDDVLAARKVTVPDHLRPPLERFEYTDEFVAACETIGVEADEFYALREEHSARRSIDRIQSGRRTLYDDVDVLERLASDRDIALVSNNYDPTVSFVVDHFGLEAFSFVRGRDIGVEGFHRRKPEPYYLEQALGALDVDDGVYVGDRETDLVAAERAGLRPVFIRREHNRSLELEHETAVEIQSLDELRDLV, encoded by the coding sequence ATGACGATGCGACACTCCACGATCGGCAACGAATCGAACACCTCCGCCGTGCTCTTCGATATGGACGGCGTGATCCTGGAAGGACACGGTACCGACTCGATAGTTCACAGCCGCGCCCTCGACGACGTGCTCGCCGCCCGGAAGGTAACGGTTCCCGATCACCTCCGACCGCCGCTCGAGCGGTTCGAGTACACCGACGAGTTCGTCGCCGCCTGTGAGACGATCGGCGTCGAGGCCGACGAGTTCTACGCGCTGCGCGAGGAGCACAGCGCCCGACGATCGATCGATCGCATTCAGTCGGGCCGGCGGACGCTGTACGACGACGTCGACGTCCTCGAACGCCTCGCGAGCGATCGCGACATCGCGCTCGTGAGCAACAACTACGACCCGACGGTCTCGTTCGTCGTCGACCACTTCGGTCTCGAGGCGTTCTCGTTCGTCAGGGGCCGTGACATCGGCGTCGAGGGGTTCCATCGACGGAAACCTGAGCCCTACTATCTTGAGCAGGCGCTCGGGGCTCTCGACGTCGACGACGGCGTCTACGTCGGCGATCGCGAGACGGATCTTGTCGCCGCCGAGCGTGCGGGGCTCCGGCCGGTGTTCATCCGCAGGGAACACAATCGATCGCTCGAACTCGAACACGAGACGGCCGTCGAGATTCAGTCCCTCGACGAGCTGCGGGACCTCGTCTGA
- a CDS encoding magnesium transporter has translation MAGSRGPTESLGAWDWKRIVRNQFPLLVVLSIIVLWAGITLEGAEELLERYAVLAIMVPTMVGTGGNLGAILSARLSTRLHLGTTTFAPRDRELWANVAAILALAATIFTALALGAWLLGRVVGSTLGLPTLLVISLGSGLSVAVIAVVCSFLATYGSYRLGIDPDDTTIPIVTNVVDVFGMVIFIGVSALVLGF, from the coding sequence ATGGCCGGGTCCCGCGGCCCCACGGAGTCGCTGGGGGCGTGGGACTGGAAACGAATCGTCCGCAACCAGTTTCCGTTGCTCGTCGTCCTCTCGATCATCGTCCTCTGGGCGGGCATCACGCTCGAAGGTGCCGAGGAGTTGCTCGAACGGTACGCCGTCCTCGCGATCATGGTCCCGACGATGGTGGGGACCGGCGGCAATCTCGGCGCGATCCTGAGCGCCCGCCTCTCGACCCGCCTCCACCTGGGGACGACGACGTTCGCCCCGCGGGACCGGGAACTGTGGGCCAACGTGGCCGCGATCCTGGCGCTCGCCGCGACCATCTTCACCGCCCTCGCGCTCGGCGCGTGGCTGCTCGGACGGGTCGTCGGATCGACGCTCGGCCTGCCGACGCTGCTCGTCATCTCGCTCGGCAGCGGGCTCTCGGTGGCCGTGATCGCGGTCGTCTGTAGCTTCCTCGCGACCTACGGCTCCTACCGGCTGGGGATCGACCCCGACGACACGACGATCCCGATCGTCACGAACGTCGTCGACGTCTTCGGGATGGTCATCTTCATCGGCGTCTCGGCGCTCGTACTCGGATTCTGA